One Ostrea edulis chromosome 2, xbOstEdul1.1, whole genome shotgun sequence genomic region harbors:
- the LOC125680557 gene encoding transforming protein p54/c-ets-1-like isoform X5 — MIKEKPESEMICPPTTQAKTRNRGIFLLPSWHTNGRQSNESLKNDIPSTTAVPPLTPGTTQKMSQAVHESFKTFEREQQKYHISNDPAQWSESHVMVWLKWIAQEFNILGINPGNFTMRGKDLCQLKRDQFLDLAPPYLGEIMWEHLEILKKGVTHDHPSLGSAPSSYSEPVCMPEFGDRFPIQGFSSHQDTKIGAYNGLTEGKVPNTQTCTYGAITESMQTLNDVSDSPNSGSFDDHSDCQSLETIPHYYTSDNSPTTEFYSPIPEQKFHPPVIPDICHGQQYMRQDNRYQYSQVYQNQMVPSIKQEYLWSDCSESSLNDSWSSEYRGGLNMGVSRSLQSSPTDLSYPQSEVKPSNFPAMVGYSGSGPIQLWQFLLELLTDKNCQHFISWTGDGWEFKLSDPDEVARRWGIRKNKPKMNYEKLSRGLRYYYDKNIIHKTAGKRYVYRFVCDLQSLLGYTPEELFEACDIKPQADKDDE, encoded by the exons ATATTCCTTCCACTACCGCTGTTCCACCTCTGACTCCAGGAACTACACAGAAAATGTCCCAGGCTGTCCATGAGAGTTTCAAGACTTTTGAGAGGGAGCAGCAAAAATATCACATCtcaaatg ATCCAGCCCAGTGGTCAGAAAGCCATGTGATGGTGTGGCTAAAATGGATTGCACAAGAGTTTAACATCCTAGGAATCAATCCTGGCAATTTTACCATGAGAGGCAAAGACCTGTGTCAACTGAAGCGTGACCAGTTTCTGGATTTGGCTCCCCCATACCTTGGAGAAATAATGTGGGAACACCTGGAGATTCTCAAGAAAG GTGTAACACATGATCATCCCAGCCTTGGTAGTGCACCCAGTAGTTATAGCGAGCCTGTATGCATGCCAGAATTTGGAGACCGCTTCCCTATCCAAG GATTTTCCAGTCACCAAGACACCAAAATTGGAGCATACAATGGTCTTACTGAGGGCAAAGTCCCAAACACACAAACAT GTACATATGGAGCAATAACAGAATCCATGCAAACCTTGAATGATGTGAGCGATTCTCCTAACAGTGGCAGTTTTGATGACCACTCAGACTGTCAGAGTCTGGAGACCATTCCACACTACTATACCTCAGACAACAGCCCTACAACTGAGTTTTATTCTCCCATCCCTGAGCAAAAATTCCATCCGCCAGTGATTCCAGATATTTGTCATG GTCAGCAGTACATGAGGCAGGACAACCGGTATCAGTACAGCCAAGTGTACCAGAACCAGATGGTCCCCAGCATTAAGCAGGAGTACTTGTGGTCCGATTGTTCAGAGAGCAGCCTCAACGACAGCTGGTCATCAGAGTATCGTGGGGGCCTCAACATGGGGGTGTCAAGAAGTCTTCAGTCCTCACCCACAGATCTCTCCTACCCTCAGTCTGAGGTCAAACCAAGCAACTTTCCAGCCATGGTGGGCTATTCTG GAAGTGGACCTATTCAGCTGTGGCAATTTCTTCTAGAGCTGCTGACAGACAAAAATTGCCAACATTTCATCAGTTGGACGGGAGATGGATGGGAATTCAAACTATCTGATCCAGATGAAGTGGCCAGGAGATGGGGAATAAGAAAAAACAAACCGaaaatgaattatgaaaaattaAGCAGAGGACTTCGTTACTATTATGACAAAAACATCATCCACAAAACAGCAGGAAAGCGTTATGTTTACAGATTTGTGTGTGACTTGCAGAGCTTGCTAGGCTATACGCCAGAGGAACTTTTTGAAGCATGTGATATCAAACCTCAAGCTGATAAAGATGATGAGTGA
- the LOC125680557 gene encoding transforming protein p54/c-ets-1-like isoform X6 has protein sequence MGILSEALSLLYARDAFSSALEAIGVCLLGDNEIPDIPSTTAVPPLTPGTTQKMSQAVHESFKTFEREQQKYHISNDPAQWSESHVMVWLKWIAQEFNILGINPGNFTMRGKDLCQLKRDQFLDLAPPYLGEIMWEHLEILKKGVTHDHPSLGSAPSSYSEPVCMPEFGDRFPIQGFSSHQDTKIGAYNGLTEGKVPNTQTCTYGAITESMQTLNDVSDSPNSGSFDDHSDCQSLETIPHYYTSDNSPTTEFYSPIPEQKFHPPVIPDICHGQQYMRQDNRYQYSQVYQNQMVPSIKQEYLWSDCSESSLNDSWSSEYRGGLNMGVSRSLQSSPTDLSYPQSEVKPSNFPAMVGYSGSGPIQLWQFLLELLTDKNCQHFISWTGDGWEFKLSDPDEVARRWGIRKNKPKMNYEKLSRGLRYYYDKNIIHKTAGKRYVYRFVCDLQSLLGYTPEELFEACDIKPQADKDDE, from the exons ATATTCCTTCCACTACCGCTGTTCCACCTCTGACTCCAGGAACTACACAGAAAATGTCCCAGGCTGTCCATGAGAGTTTCAAGACTTTTGAGAGGGAGCAGCAAAAATATCACATCtcaaatg ATCCAGCCCAGTGGTCAGAAAGCCATGTGATGGTGTGGCTAAAATGGATTGCACAAGAGTTTAACATCCTAGGAATCAATCCTGGCAATTTTACCATGAGAGGCAAAGACCTGTGTCAACTGAAGCGTGACCAGTTTCTGGATTTGGCTCCCCCATACCTTGGAGAAATAATGTGGGAACACCTGGAGATTCTCAAGAAAG GTGTAACACATGATCATCCCAGCCTTGGTAGTGCACCCAGTAGTTATAGCGAGCCTGTATGCATGCCAGAATTTGGAGACCGCTTCCCTATCCAAG GATTTTCCAGTCACCAAGACACCAAAATTGGAGCATACAATGGTCTTACTGAGGGCAAAGTCCCAAACACACAAACAT GTACATATGGAGCAATAACAGAATCCATGCAAACCTTGAATGATGTGAGCGATTCTCCTAACAGTGGCAGTTTTGATGACCACTCAGACTGTCAGAGTCTGGAGACCATTCCACACTACTATACCTCAGACAACAGCCCTACAACTGAGTTTTATTCTCCCATCCCTGAGCAAAAATTCCATCCGCCAGTGATTCCAGATATTTGTCATG GTCAGCAGTACATGAGGCAGGACAACCGGTATCAGTACAGCCAAGTGTACCAGAACCAGATGGTCCCCAGCATTAAGCAGGAGTACTTGTGGTCCGATTGTTCAGAGAGCAGCCTCAACGACAGCTGGTCATCAGAGTATCGTGGGGGCCTCAACATGGGGGTGTCAAGAAGTCTTCAGTCCTCACCCACAGATCTCTCCTACCCTCAGTCTGAGGTCAAACCAAGCAACTTTCCAGCCATGGTGGGCTATTCTG GAAGTGGACCTATTCAGCTGTGGCAATTTCTTCTAGAGCTGCTGACAGACAAAAATTGCCAACATTTCATCAGTTGGACGGGAGATGGATGGGAATTCAAACTATCTGATCCAGATGAAGTGGCCAGGAGATGGGGAATAAGAAAAAACAAACCGaaaatgaattatgaaaaattaAGCAGAGGACTTCGTTACTATTATGACAAAAACATCATCCACAAAACAGCAGGAAAGCGTTATGTTTACAGATTTGTGTGTGACTTGCAGAGCTTGCTAGGCTATACGCCAGAGGAACTTTTTGAAGCATGTGATATCAAACCTCAAGCTGATAAAGATGATGAGTGA